The DNA segment CCTTGACTTTGACCAGGACTTATTGCATGTTTAAGATTGTATAGCTATTTTAGGACGTAATAAAGTCAAATAAGACATACAAAAAGGGACATTTCGGCCATTTGTGCAGGTTTAGACCGAAATGGGACATGCACATTTGGAAATGGGGTATGCGTTGTTGTAAGTTTGGTTAAAACCCAATCTTATGGCAAAATATGAAAGTATTGTTACCATTCGCGGAACGATTGACGACCTGACATTCCGCAAAACGGCAGAAGGTAAGGTGGTAGGAGCAAAAACCGGTCCGACACGCGAAAAGGTCTTAACGCATGAAAATTTTGCACGTACCCGCCATTATGCCCATGAATTCAAGCAGGCGGTCAAGGATGCTACCCTGTTGCGTCGTGCCCTGGGCAGCCTATTGGATGGCGTACGTTGCACTACCCTAAACGGTGATATGCATGGGTTACTCCGCGCAGTGTCCCGGCAGGACCCTACCAGCGACCTGGGCAGCCGCTGCGCATCGGCAGGCGATGTGGGCGTGCTGACAGGTTTTGACTTTAACCAAAACCTCACGCTCGCGACAGCCCTGCCTGTAAAGATTCAACAAAGTCTGGATGCCGCTACAGGCCTTATGAAGGTTCAATTACCTTCCTTTATTGCCTATAAAAGAAGAGCTTTTCGCCAAGAAGCCACGCACTTCCGTATTCTGAGCGTTGGCATAGCAGTGAATTTTGACAAGCAAGAATATTGCAGTAAAATCCAAACAAGTGACCTGCTGCCCCTGAGCCGGAAAACGCCCGGACCGATTTACCTGGAGCATGCGTTGAACGCCAAGTCGGGCGATGTTTTGGTGCAGGTATTGGGCATTCAGCTTTATAGGTTGGATAAAGGAAAAGAAGTACTGGTAAAGGGTGGGGCTGTACAAATTTTGGAGGCGGCACGAATGGAGACAGCAGTATGATCAGTTTGGCTATTCTTTCCCATAGTTTTTGCCGGGATTGACGTTAGAGACATCATAAACCTTTTATTCATGAAGTTCTACAGTGTGGTTTTCATCCTGATTACAGCGTGTACAGCCTGTTTCCATTCAGGCTATGCCCAAACGGCTATAAAGCATTTTATTTTTTTCTCCCGTGACAGGGAGGGGATACATGATTCGGCTTTTTATAAGCATCCGGGCATTGCCGGGGCGCAGATCACGTATCCATGGAAAACCCTGGAGCCGTCTAAAGGCGAATACAATTTCAAGGAGATTGAAGAAGATATTGCTTTTCTCCGGCTTCATGGGAAGAAGCTGTTTATCCAAGTGCAGGACGTGACTTTTGACAGTACACGTTTGAACATACCGGCCTATCTGTTGAAAGATCCTGTTTATAACGGCGGCGCCAATGCGCAGTATGGATTCACCCCTGATGGCCGGCCTGTGAAAGCAGGCTGGGTAGCCCGCCGTTGGGACCCTGCCGTGGCAGCACGCTTTCACTTGCTGTTGCAACAACTGGCCAGGCAGTTTGATGGTAAGATCGAAGGAATTAATCTTCCTGAAACGTCTGTTGATCTCCCGGAGACGGGGGAGCTTCGACCGTCCGGATTTACCAGGGCCAGTTATGTAGCAGCCATTAAGCAAAATATGCAGGTGTTGAAAAGCAGTTTTAAGAAGTCGGTACCGCTGCTATACGCGAATTTTATGCCGGGCGATTCCGGGAGTGATTCCAAGGCTGATCTGGAGGCTGTTTACCAATATGCCCGCCAGATAAAACTGGCTATGGGCGGGCCTGATATTAAGGTGTACCGTCCTTTCCAGATGATAAATAGCTATCCGCTGATCAGGGATATGGCCGGCATTGCCCCTACCGGCGTAGCCGTTCAGGAAGGCAATTACAGCGTTATAAATCCCAAAACGGGTAAGCCTGTAACCTTGCCGGAAATCATGGATTTTGCCACCAGCTATTTAAAACTTTCGTATATTTTCTGGTGTACAGAAGAGCCCTATTACCGTAAGGAGGTGCTGCCCATGCTGCGCTCCCTTTCCGTGAGGAATACCCATTAATAAACAAAGCCCCTGCTATAAGCTGCTTACTATATGTTTCTGCCTATATAATGAAATATTATAAAACGGCATTACCTATATTTTCCCGTAAATATTATCTTTGGTCTATAAAGCCAGGCTATAGGAAAGCGGCGATATAAAGGGGACGGCGTGCAAAGGCAACGCTGTCCCTTTGCTTTATACCTTATTTTCTAATTTCTCCACTACCCGTTTATAGTCATACTGCTCATCTTCATGCATGGTTTTGAGTGCCACATGGACCTTTTTGAGCTGGGCCTGGTAGAGATTGAGCATAGCCGTACTTTTTTGCAGGTTGAGCCCGGCACTTTGTAGCAGGCTGCAGAAATGGATGAGCAGCTCCACCTCGGCCAGTTTACTCCCGGTAAACCGGATATGCTTGTTGGCAATACGCAGGGTTTTCCGGATGGTCTTTTTAGCCAGAAACATTTGCGAACTGTTGAGGGCCTCAAAAGCCTCTTCCATTTGCTGTTTTACAACGGTGATGTATGCCGGCAGGTCATGCGCTTCAAATAAGAGGTAGGTAAGCAGCTCTTTGTTCTCTTTTTTAAATTTCGACAGGCGCAGGCAAAGTTCTACCAGTTCCTTTACCGGCAGTTGCTGTAGTTCATCCTTCAGTTCGTGTACCGTAGCTGCTTTCATGCTTTTCGTGTATGCCTGCCCAAAAAAACACTTAGGGCGGGTATAAGGTTCTCCGCATCCTTTTAAATGGCAGGCTGTTTTAGTTGTAAACGGGCCTGCTGCCATTATACCTTTACGTTGTAACCCAGCCAGAACGCTGGTAAGGTAATAACCGCAAGCTCCCTTTAAACCGTTTTAAATGAGTCGTCCTATAAAAACCATGTTGATTATTGCTTTTGTGGTGATCCACATCTGCCTCGTCAAATCTAATGATCTTACCTCCGATACCCAAAAACAACGACCCGTACCCGGCAACGCTTTGGCAAAGAAGATTACCCCTTGATCCCGCCAGGGCGCTGCCAAAAAAATGCCGGCCATAACAAGTATGTTATAGCCGGCATTTTCATTTATTCTTTTACAGAAAGTAGTCTTAGAACGGCAGGTCATCATCTGCACCACCGGGAGCATTGTGGAAGGTGGGGGCTGGCTCGGAAGCAGGCGTACTGCCGCCAGCTTTGGAACCTGCTACAATTTTCCAGGCTTTTACATCGGTATACCAACGGCCATTGAATTCCCGGCTCTCCACATCGAAGGATACCGTTACCTGCGCACCAGGCGTTACGCCACTCATATCTATTTTATCGCCCCATACGGCAATACAGACTTTTTTGGGATATGTATCGGCCGTTTCGAGGATGAATTCCTGCTTTTTCCACTGACCATTTTTACCCTGACCGGTTTGCAAGGGCAACAGTTGTAAGATCTTTCCGCTGATGTCCATAAGTGATTTTGGGCAAATGTATGAAAATGTACCATTGCCTGTTCACTAAATCTTTGGGGAGTTATACACTTTTATAACCCCCTACAAATGAAAGATATCACCTCTATTATGTTGGCTTCCGGACGGTTACCGTTATGCTGTTGTAGCAGCAATGTATTCGGCCAGTGTAATACGGCCATCCAATAAAGCACTGTACAAAACAGCTTTGTTGGTTTTTGTTTTTTTGATGCGGCCTACGAGTTCGTTGTCGAAGAACAGTTGTTTAATTAATGCTTTCATGATTTTATATTTTTAGATATGTTTTACAGAAATTGAACCTGCCCAGGCAATAGATTGCCTTTGCCGGATTCTCTCCAGCGAGAGCGTCCTTCAGCAGACCAAAGCATTCTTTGGACCATGCAAACGTTGGCAAATGGAAACAGGCATTACCTGATGATGCAAACAAACCGTGTGTGCAGACAAAACAATCCGTGAGTAAACAGCAATCGGCAATAGTGGGAGTGTATAACAGCTATGTGTTTCTGGCAGCTTATGTGTTTGAGCATGATCCTTTCAGGAATCAAGGTAAAAAAAATGGTCACCTGTAGAAACAGCTGACCTCTAACGATTGCTTGCCATATGAAAAAACGTAATAATCTTTTTTGAGTAGCAGCCTCTTTGCTGCCTTGCTTAAGCTTTTCTTATCTCCTCTTTTCTTTTTCTCTTTGCTTACCTATCGTCTCCGTTTCTGATGTAAAAGTAAGGCGCGTTTTTCAAGGGTGTAAATCAAGTTTTTGCCATTTTAATGATCTCAAAGGTCTTAAAGAAAATATAAAACCCTTACTGGATAAGGGTTTCAGGGGATTTTATCCCTCATGTCCAACGCTTTTTGGGCATCAAATTAGTTTTATTACTATTTGATTGAATTTATGCCGCAGTGTCCCCTCCGGGAGACACTGCGGGGAAGGGGGAAAAATTAAGTTTATGTAAACTATTGTATATCAGTCTAAAAAAGGAATTCATGAAATAGCTTGATTAAACACAATTACATTACACTTAGTTAACATTTAATTAATAATGGCCATTTTAAACTTATAATCTCTTTATGTTATATATTGGCACCAGGGGATCAAAGCGCTGATCGTCTTCGGGCATGTTGTAGATACGACGAACGATATCCATCCCTTTTACTACCCTTCCGAAGGCAGCATAGCCTTGTTTGTCGGGATTGTTTTCACCTCCGAAATCGAATCCCGGCTGATCGCCGAGGCAGATGAAGAATTCTGTATTGGCTGTTCCGGGTTCGAGGCGGGCCAGGGATATGGTACCATCCTTATGCAGGATTTTTGTTTGTTGCGTGGTTTCATGGGGAATTCCCGGCAGCTCAGGTCTTTTTGAGCCATATAGGCCCCCCTGAATCAATTCTGCTTTAGGGGCATCAGAGGGCTGATTATCAGCATTCAGTACGCGGTAGAAGTTGGCGTTTTTGTAATAACCGGCTTTTATGTAGGATAAGAAAGCGGCCACGGTTTTGGGCGCCTGATCGGGATAAAGTTCTATTTCTATATCGCCAATGCTGGTCTCTATTTCCACATGGGGATTTTTGTAGTTGGGAGAGCAGGCGGCGAGTAGTGCAATAACTGCGATGAGAAAGTTCTTGATTGTCATGTTTAATGGGTAAATGATGGGGCAAAATTAAATGTTTTGCCGGCCAAAGGCATAGGTTTTGAAGAGCATACGGTATGCATAAAATAACCGTCGCGTTTATCGCATTAGCTCTTATTGCTGTTACTGCCTGTAATGATGAATCCAGGCAAGGAGGAGGAGGTACAGCCAACAAAGAAAAAGATCTCTTACCCCGTGATTTAAGTATTACGAAGGCCAATGCTTATAGTGACCTGTTCCTGGACAGTATGACCGTGGAAGGGTTTATTACAGAACAAAAGCTGAATGATACGGTAAGCACCGGGATGCGTAATTTTTATAACACCCGCAATTATCAATATGCCTGGTTTGCCAGCGATGGCCTTACCGAACAGGCGCTTGCCTTCCGGAATTTGTATGACTACACGAAGGACAGCGGCACTACGCATAAAAAGCTGGACAGGAAGCTGGAAAACCTGATGGCCCAGGACAGCCTGCGGGTAAACGATGATGATGCCGATATCCGCAAAACGGAGTTGTTGCTTACCTGGCGTTATGTGAATTATGTATGGGACAATTATAATGGCCGCAAAGAGCGCATGGCCGCTTTGGTACATTTGGTGCCGGCCAAAAAGTATCCTGTTATGGAACTGGCAAAGGCTGAACTGAAACATGATGATGTTCCCAATGAAAATTATAAGGCATTGAAGCAAGAACTGGCGGCCTATGTAGTCATTGAGGAAAAAGGAGGCTGGCCGGTTATTCCGACACTCAAGAAGAAACTTAAGAAAGGAAGCATTGATACGGCTATTGTGTTTATCAAAAAAAGATTGCAGGTTACCGGACAGCTACCAGCCGCAGATACGAGCACAGTTTTCAATGATGAGTTGTTGAACGCTATTAAAACCGTACAATCGAGCTATGGTTTTACTGCAGACGGAGCGATCTCCCTTGCCCTGATTAAAGAACTGAATGTTCCTGCTGAAAAGAGAATCGCCCAGTTGCTGGTAAACCTGGAACGGATGCGCTGGATGCCGGCAGAGCCTTCCGGTAATCTTATCTGGGTGAATATACCTGCTTTTAAGTTGTATGTGCAGGATGGCAGCCAGCAGTTGTTTGATATGGATATTGTGGTGGGAAAAGAGGGGCATAGTACAGTGATGTTCTCGGGCAAGCTGAACCAGGTGGTGTTCAGCCCTTACTGGAACCTGCCGGAAAATATTGTCAGGAATGAGGTGTTGCCAGCCATGGAAAAGAATAACAATTACCTGGCTGAAAATGATATGGAGATCACCGGAGAAGAAGAAGACGGCTTGCCGGTGATACGGCAGTTGCCCGGCGACAAGAATCAACTGGGCAAGATCAAGTTCTTATTCCCCAATCGTTTCAATATTTACTTCCATGATACGCCCTTCAAAGAGTTGTTCAACAGGGATAAGCGTGCTTTCAGCCATGGCTGCATACGCCTGCGTGAGCCGGTAAAGCTGGCAGAATACCTGCTGATCAATCAGCCGCAGTGGACACATGAGAAGATAGACAGCGCGATGAACAGCGGCAAGGAGAAGTATGTACGTGTAAAAGATCCGGTACCGGTGCTGATCTATTATTATACGGCCTGGGCGGATGATCATAAGCAGTTACAGTTCCGGGAGGATATTTACGGGCATGATGCACGAATGGCCAAGAAGCTGTTTATGCAACCGGCTACCGGAGAAACGTTGGCTAACCGGTGAGGAAAGGTATTGAGGCAACAAGGCATAAAGGCAGCAAGGCACCGAGGATAAGATTAGCTGAGGGTATCGGTTATGACTGGCGCCAGGATCTTTGATCTTGTTATGTAGTTGCTATCGGGACTGTAGATGAAAAGGCAGCTTCCATTCCGGATGGTGTTGATGATGGTTTTAGTGAGTGGTGCGGGTATAGCCGGGCAACCGAGGCTGCGGCCAATATATCCTTTGGCTGCTATAACGCGTTCGTTTACGTAAGCAGAGCCGTGCATTACTATTTTACGCAGCAGGGCATTGTCATTGATGCCTTTCTCCTGCCCGTCGAGCTTTAGTGAATAACCATTGCCTCCATTGTAGGTATCGCCTGTAATATAAAAACCCAGGCTGCTCTGCAAGCTTCCATTCCTGTTGGAAAAGCGGGTAGCCATATCGGTCCCTGAGTTGCGGCCATGCGATACCCAGGTATTGAACAAGAGTTTTCCGCTTGCCATGTCTACGACGAATAATCGCTTTTTAGCAGAAGGCAGGCTAAAATCTATAATAGTAAGGATACGTTGATTGGCTAATTCACCGGCAGCCTGCAGGGTTTTATATCCCTGGAGGGCATAGCTGAATGCATCGCGTGAAAGGGCGAGCGTATCCAGCCGCAGGCTGTCATATAATACGGCTTTGCTTTCAGCAGCAACAGGGACGGCTGCCGGAGCGGGGTCCATGCGTTTGGTGGCAGGACCTGAAATGGCCGATGTGCCCAATGCTACTGTTATGCCACCAATGATCAAAGCGAAGATGAATAAAAATGGTTTTGTCACAGATTTCAAGGATTTTAAATGATGAATTTTTACTAAGACCGTTTACCGACCATATAGACGTTTTCCGGGAGCGGTTAGTTCACCGGGATGGCTGGTTAAAAGAACTTTAACACTTTGTCATTAAGGCCGCTAAGTGATATTCAGTAGGTGAAGGTATTTTTATAGAAAGGGTGACCGATGTAGCGAAAGCCGTGGCTGATGCAGATGGGAATTGTTTCTACACCTGCTTCTTTCTGTGGTGTGGAATGATAACCCCAAAAATGATGAAGCCAATAAGCTCTTATCTTAACTAACTGATATACAAGAGAGCATTTGGTGGTTATTTTATGGCATGAAGTTTATACTTATATGGCTGAACGAACGGTGATTTCCTTCAAGAAAGAAATCAACCATCCGTAAAAAGATGGAAGATGGAAAGAAAAAGGAATAGACGTTCGATGGAAAGTGTATTCCCTACGGAATGCACTTTTCGCTTTTTATGCCTGCTAAATCTTGTCATTCCCAGCTTTTCCTTCCTTTTATTGACCCAATACGGGCATAGTGCTTTAAAGATTAGGTACTTATACTATTGCCCGTGTTTTAAAAAAGCGTCAGTTTAGCAAAACCATTGTTTCCTTACTCCTACTTTACCATGTCATTATACCTATAACTGTAAACGATCATTATGGCTGCTGAAAAAAAAATCGGCTTATCCTTGTCCGGTGGAGGGTACAGGGCTGCTGCCTTTCATTTGGGTACACTCCGGAAGTTGCATGAGATGGGCATTTTACACCAGGTAGACGTACTGTCTACCATATCCGGAGGGTCTATTACCGGCGCTTATTATTGCCTGAACAATAAGGACTATGAAGCATTTGAAAAGCATATGCTGGAGGCGCTGGGCCATAAGAATGTTATTAAAGAAGTATTTCTCTCATTTACTTTTATCAGGACTGTGCTGTTCTTACTGGTATTCCTGGCGCCGGCGATTTATGTATTGTTTACCCCTTATGCCTGGCTATCGCCCATTTTGATCGCTGTGATGCTGTACCTGTTTGTCCGTTTTCAGTTTGCCATTTTTCCCGTGAGCAAAGAGGTGGAACGGGCATACGACAAGTTCTTTTATAAGGAGGCCACTTTATCACAGTTAACCAATAAACCATTGCTGGCTATCGGCTCCACGAACCTGCAAACAGCGAGGCCTTTTACTTTTTCCCGGTTGAAGATGGAAGATTCGGTATATGCTTTTATGGACACGCCCGTCCGTTTTAAGCATGATGCCTTTCCGGTAGCCCGGGCGGTGATGGCTTCTTCCTGTGTGCCTTTTGCTTTTACACCTGTACCTATCGATAAAGATTTTTATGAATCGTCCTCAGATGTTATCCGGGTAAATCCGCAACTGGTAGATGGCGGCGTGTATGATAACCAGGGTATCCATAAGATCACGCAGGCAAACAGTATGTATGGCTGTGATATTATTATTACGAGTGATGCCGGCAATAAGCTACCCTTTGAGGGTTCGCATAATAACCTGCTGATTTTGCTGATCCGGACGATGGATGTGTTTATGGCGCGGATCAAGAATTTCCAGATGACACAGGATATTTATGCCAATGCGGCGACGGCCAACCGGCAGATCGCCTACCTGTCGCTGGGATGGAACCTGGAGGAGTGCATCCCCAGGTTTATTGATAACCTGATCGGAGGAAAGATCACGGAGGAAGTGATGGAAGCCCACCAGTTCAAGCCGGAATGGGTGGCAGATCCGAAGCGGTACCGCAAGGAGCTTACGACTTACCTGGAGAATGAAGTGGATTATAAGAAGATCCTGCAGCATAACCTGAAGCCACCGCAACTTACTATTGCCCGTAGTGTAGGCACTAACCTGACCCCTTTATCTAAGGAAGAACTTACTTATCTTGCTATACAGGCGGCCAACCTTACAGAGCTACAGGTAAGGCTGTATTGCCCCACACTAACGCAACCGAGATGAAAGACTGCGTCAATATTACTACATTAAAACCTGCATTCCGCAAGCTGCGGGCTTATACGTTCGACCCCTCCTTGTCGCTGAAGCTGGATACGAACGTGATCAATAATATTGTTTATAAGGTGCCCTGGGAACCGTTGCAACCGGGGCCGGTAGGAGAATATATTGAGGTGGTGGATTTTGATCCGGCCAGTGGTTGTTTTTATAAACCGGTAAACCTGGATGATCCCTATACGCTGGCGCAGGATGGACTGGAGCCGGCAGAGAGTAACCCGCAGTTCCATCAGCAAATGGTGTATGCGGTATCTATGATCACGATTAAGAATTTTGAGCGGGCGCTGGGGCGCAGGATCTTATGGAGCCCTTACCGTGATAAGAGCGGTTATTCAGCAGGTTATGTGCAGCGGCTACGTATTTACCCGCATGCCCTGCGGGAAGCGAACGCGTATTATAGCCCGCAGAAGAAAGCGCTGCTGTTTGGTTATTTCAGTGCTGCACCCGACACGCCCAGTTTACTGATGCCCGGGGGTACTGTATTTACCTGCCTGAGCCATGATATTATAGCGCATGAGATCACACACGCGTTGCTGGACGGTATGCACCGGCGTTATATTGAAGCAACGCATCCCGACTCCCTGGCCTTTCATGAAGCTTTTGCAGATATTGTAGCGTTGTTCCAGCATTTTACTTTCCCGGAGGTATTGAAGGACCAGATTGCCCGTACGCGTGGCGACCTGGCCAGCCAAAACCTGCTTGGCCAACTGGCCCAGGAGTTTGGCAAGGCCATTGGGCACTATGGCAGTTTGCGGGACGCTTTGGGAAAGATGAATGATAAGACCGGCAAATGGGAACCGCATGTACCGGACCCGGCAGATTACCAGCGGATCATTGAACCTCATGAACGTGGCTCCATACTGGTGGCCACTATTTTTGATATGTTCAGTAATATTTACCGGCGTCGTGTGGCCGACCTGCTGCGCATTGCTACAGGAGGAACGGGTATGTTGTCGCCGGGTTCCTTACATCCTGACCTGGTGAACCGCATGGCGCAGGAAGCGAGTAAAACAGCCGGGCAGATCCTGAAGATCTGTATCCGGGCACTGGATTATTGTCCGCCCATGGATATCAATTTTGGTGATTACCTGCGGGCGATGATCACTTCTGATTATGACCTGGTAGAGGAAGATAACCTGGATTATCGCATTGCTATTATAGAAGCTTTCCAGCGCCGGGGCATTTTCCCGGACAATGTAAAGAATATGAGCGTGGAAAGCCTGCTGTGCAAGGCGGAGGAAGAGGTGGGAGAGTTTGAGGGCCAGTTTACGAACCTGATCGAGTTTTTCAAATTGTTTAAGGAGAAGATCAGCTATATCACCAACCGGGAAGAGCTTTATAAGCTTACGAAGATCTTTATTACAGGAGGTAGTATCAGTGATCTGGGCGATAAAACGTTCCAAGCGCAGCAAACCAAAACGAAGAATCCTACTGACCGTATTATGGGACTTCATCAACGGCTGAATGTGCGGTTTATGGGAAAGGAGGCGGTGGAGCAATTCAGTAAGTTGACGGGCCTGCTCCTGGATGAGCGATTGATCGATGAGCAGGGTATTGGAAGATCAACAGGACAGAATACGCCCGGCGCGCCCAAGCTGGAAGTGCATAATTTAAAGCTGGCCAGCCGTGTAGGCCCAAGCGGGAATGTGGTGAACCAGATACTGGTAACCCTTACGCAGCGGCGTGGCGTGGTATGTGAAACAGATAAGTATGGTAATGTGGAAGTGAAAGGTTTTTTTGTGGCGGATGATCCGGAGAAAGGGTGGTATGCATTACCGGAAAAGGAAGGAGCAGCCCCTAAGAAACAAAAGTATCCCGATAAAGAAGAAGGTTTAACGGGCGAGGGCAGTGAAAAGGTGTTGCCCAAAGGCTGGTTTATTTTCAGGGGCGGATGCACGTTGATCTTTGACCTGAATTATGCTTCCAGCAAGGACCAGGTAAAGCTGAAGTATGTTATTAAGAAGGATATTGATGATCATGAGCGCATGAAACGGCAATACAAGATGCTGTTTAATAATAATGATTTTTCCCTGAACGCCACTTATTTCGGAACGGCCTATGGCAACCTGGAAGCAGAACCATTTGCCATTATGCATAAAGTTTTATGATGAGCTTATGGCTACTGTAAAAAAAACGGTGAAGCGGGCGGCGCCTAAAAAGGTAGCCGCTACAGCAGTGAAGAAGAAAGCTGCTAAAAAATCGTCGCCGGCAAAGAAGGTTGCCCCGGCCGGTAAGGTAGATGGCGTGCGTGTGCGCATGTATTGCCATGGTTTTGGCGATTGCTTCCTGCTTAGTTTTATGAGCGGTGAAGAACCGGTGTACCGGATGCTGATTGACTGCGGCATGCTTACCGGTGACAGCAACCGCCTGAAGCAGGCTATTGAAAATATTAAGGAGGAATGTGGTGGTAAGCTAAATCTGGTGGTACAAACCCACCAACATAAGGACCATATTTCGGGATTTAACCTGCGTGATAAAGAGGATAAGTTACTATGGAATCAAATTGAAGTAGAGAATGTGTGGCTGGCCTGGACCGAAAATACCGGCCGGAATGGCGATGAGCTGGCGATCCAACTGAAGAAGAAACAAGAGAAGAAGAAGAAGGCACTGGCCAAGGCTTTACAGTTGTATAATACTTCGATAGGGCAGACCGAGCACCGCACTATGATGAAGAAGGAGTACCGGGGTTCGGATTATTATGCGGCCCAGCAACGCTATGCTACCGCCCTGCAGCAGATCCTTGAGTTTTTTGATATCAATGAGCAGGATGTGGCCGGCCTGGCAGCGAATAACGGTGAGTTGGGACTGACGATGAAGGAGGCAATGGATTATTTTATCAGCCGCAGCCGGGAAACGGGCAGTCCGGATATTAACTTCTGGAATCCGGGCGAACTGGCCGACGTTCGAACAACGGGATTGCCCGGGATTAATTTTTATTTCCTGGGGCCTCCCAAGGAGTATGACAAGCTGCGGATAATGGAAGACGCCGAGCATGTGGAGATGTACCTGACGGAGATGGGCCTTTCGGATAATTTTTTTATGGCACTGGCCGATGGGGAGGATGCAGCCAGCAATGAAGCTTTATCGCCCTTTCACAAACGCTACCGGTGGCATAAAGAAGAGGTCACCAAAGAGCAGTTGGCGGATGCCGATAATGTGTGGAACCTTTATTATGATAAGAAGCATAACTGGCGCAGCATTGAAACCGACTGGCTGCACAATGCCGGCGCCCTGGCGCTCAACCTGGACTCCTATACTAATAATACGAGCCTGGTGATTGCGATTGAACTGGAGGACAGTGAAAAGGTATTGTTGTTCCCGGCCGATGCGCAGATCGGCAACTGGCTTAGCTGGACTGAGCAGACAAGCCCTAACAATCCTGCGCCCCGCTTACAATGGCAGGTAGTAAAGAAGGGTAAGAAAGAAGTTGTTACTGCTGCCACATTACTGGAGCGTACGGTATTTTATAAGGTGGGACACCACGCGAGCCATAATGCCACGGCACGCAAACATGGCCTGGAACTGATGACGAGCGAGGAGCTGGTGGCCATGATCCCGGTGGATGAAGCGGTAGCTAAACGCCAGGGCAAGAAGGGGTGGAAGATGCCGGCAGAAGACTTGTATAAAAGGTTGCAGGAAAAAACGAGAAGCCGGATAATACGACTTGACAAAGGCAGCCTGCTGGCCAATGGTACGAAAGGCCTGCCAGATGGCGCCAGACCTAATAAACAACAACTACAGGATTTCAACAGTTGTTACCATGAATCTACTATTATTATTACTACAGAAGAAGGAACGAACAGGCCCCTGTTTGTTGAATACCTGGTAAAGGGATAGGCAGTATTATTGCATATATTGCAAGATATGGAACAACCCGCAAGCCACTTTGCAGCAGGATCTCCCCGGAAGGCTGAACAGGTAGCATTTATCGTGTTTGTATGCTTTTTCTTCTCCCTGAAGGGTTTTGCCCAGACGGACAGTTCCAATAAGTTTGACCGGGATTATTATGAATCTTATACTGATCTTATTACTTCGAGGCTGTATTTCTCCCAGAAGTATACCTCACTCCGCATCCGCGGATCGGAAAGGGTGCGGGACCTGCAATACCGTCCTAATACGACCCTCAATTTTGGCGTAGGCGCCACGTATGGCTGGTTTACCCTGAACCTGGCGTATGGCTTTGATTTCCTTAACCGGGCAGACGAAACAAAAGGGAAGACCCGCTATCTCGACCTGCAATCACATATTTACACGCGCAAGATGAGCATTGATCTGTTTGGCCAGTTTTACAAGGGGTTTTATGGATACCCCAAAAA comes from the Paraflavitalea devenefica genome and includes:
- a CDS encoding DUF3127 domain-containing protein gives rise to the protein MDISGKILQLLPLQTGQGKNGQWKKQEFILETADTYPKKVCIAVWGDKIDMSGVTPGAQVTVSFDVESREFNGRWYTDVKAWKIVAGSKAGGSTPASEPAPTFHNAPGGADDDLPF
- a CDS encoding peptidylprolyl isomerase, whose protein sequence is MTIKNFLIAVIALLAACSPNYKNPHVEIETSIGDIEIELYPDQAPKTVAAFLSYIKAGYYKNANFYRVLNADNQPSDAPKAELIQGGLYGSKRPELPGIPHETTQQTKILHKDGTISLARLEPGTANTEFFICLGDQPGFDFGGENNPDKQGYAAFGRVVKGMDIVRRIYNMPEDDQRFDPLVPIYNIKRL
- a CDS encoding L,D-transpeptidase family protein — encoded protein: MHKITVAFIALALIAVTACNDESRQGGGGTANKEKDLLPRDLSITKANAYSDLFLDSMTVEGFITEQKLNDTVSTGMRNFYNTRNYQYAWFASDGLTEQALAFRNLYDYTKDSGTTHKKLDRKLENLMAQDSLRVNDDDADIRKTELLLTWRYVNYVWDNYNGRKERMAALVHLVPAKKYPVMELAKAELKHDDVPNENYKALKQELAAYVVIEEKGGWPVIPTLKKKLKKGSIDTAIVFIKKRLQVTGQLPAADTSTVFNDELLNAIKTVQSSYGFTADGAISLALIKELNVPAEKRIAQLLVNLERMRWMPAEPSGNLIWVNIPAFKLYVQDGSQQLFDMDIVVGKEGHSTVMFSGKLNQVVFSPYWNLPENIVRNEVLPAMEKNNNYLAENDMEITGEEEDGLPVIRQLPGDKNQLGKIKFLFPNRFNIYFHDTPFKELFNRDKRAFSHGCIRLREPVKLAEYLLINQPQWTHEKIDSAMNSGKEKYVRVKDPVPVLIYYYTAWADDHKQLQFREDIYGHDARMAKKLFMQPATGETLANR
- a CDS encoding murein L,D-transpeptidase catalytic domain family protein, whose protein sequence is MTKPFLFIFALIIGGITVALGTSAISGPATKRMDPAPAAVPVAAESKAVLYDSLRLDTLALSRDAFSYALQGYKTLQAAGELANQRILTIIDFSLPSAKKRLFVVDMASGKLLFNTWVSHGRNSGTDMATRFSNRNGSLQSSLGFYITGDTYNGGNGYSLKLDGQEKGINDNALLRKIVMHGSAYVNERVIAAKGYIGRSLGCPAIPAPLTKTIINTIRNGSCLFIYSPDSNYITRSKILAPVITDTLS
- a CDS encoding patatin-like phospholipase family protein, translated to MAAEKKIGLSLSGGGYRAAAFHLGTLRKLHEMGILHQVDVLSTISGGSITGAYYCLNNKDYEAFEKHMLEALGHKNVIKEVFLSFTFIRTVLFLLVFLAPAIYVLFTPYAWLSPILIAVMLYLFVRFQFAIFPVSKEVERAYDKFFYKEATLSQLTNKPLLAIGSTNLQTARPFTFSRLKMEDSVYAFMDTPVRFKHDAFPVARAVMASSCVPFAFTPVPIDKDFYESSSDVIRVNPQLVDGGVYDNQGIHKITQANSMYGCDIIITSDAGNKLPFEGSHNNLLILLIRTMDVFMARIKNFQMTQDIYANAATANRQIAYLSLGWNLEECIPRFIDNLIGGKITEEVMEAHQFKPEWVADPKRYRKELTTYLENEVDYKKILQHNLKPPQLTIARSVGTNLTPLSKEELTYLAIQAANLTELQVRLYCPTLTQPR